One region of Dokdonia sp. 4H-3-7-5 genomic DNA includes:
- a CDS encoding AAA family ATPase, with product MIYLITGNTGAGKTTYSLNLKKSVNGVLFSIDNWNKTLFLDDKQETDGVDWFLERIARSDQMIQSLVLQLEEADTPAILDLGFAKRDRRERFYAFAKAHQIPFELHFLDIDKEVRKERVQQRNQEQGATYEFDVSEEDFEFMETWFEPPVEDELIEATIITK from the coding sequence GTGATATATCTCATTACTGGAAATACAGGAGCTGGAAAAACTACGTATTCATTAAATCTTAAAAAAAGCGTTAATGGTGTCTTATTTTCCATTGATAACTGGAATAAAACATTATTTCTAGATGATAAACAAGAGACAGACGGAGTTGACTGGTTTTTAGAACGCATCGCACGTAGCGACCAGATGATTCAATCACTAGTATTACAGCTTGAAGAGGCTGATACTCCCGCAATTTTAGATTTGGGTTTTGCAAAGCGAGATAGAAGGGAACGTTTTTACGCTTTCGCGAAAGCGCACCAAATACCATTCGAGCTCCATTTTCTAGATATTGATAAGGAAGTGAGAAAAGAAAGAGTACAACAGCGCAATCAAGAGCAAGGAGCCACCTACGAATTTGACGTTTCGGAAGAAGATTTTGAATTTATGGAAACTTGGTTTGAGCCGCCTGTAGAAGATGAACTCATAGAAGCAACAATAATTACCAAGTGA
- a CDS encoding DUF4230 domain-containing protein, giving the protein MELVFIGLAVGAILSYFVFNFISGKSKTPDAQAQSVVLMERIRTVCKFITVEGDFAEIYHYESLKNKWMNLLLGSKKAIVLIDAKAHIGFDLTKIKMEADDKNRTIKLFDFPEPELLSVETDFKYYDKKEGWANPFTSTDLTEINREAKQHIRDKIPQSGLFEEAKTQALETVQLMQKLVETIGWKLDYSSLEIPASKEPKKIES; this is encoded by the coding sequence ATGGAATTAGTATTTATAGGGCTCGCCGTAGGAGCGATACTCTCTTATTTTGTATTTAACTTTATATCTGGAAAATCTAAAACGCCAGATGCTCAAGCACAATCTGTTGTGCTTATGGAGCGTATAAGAACGGTGTGTAAATTTATCACCGTAGAAGGCGACTTTGCAGAGATATATCACTACGAAAGTTTAAAAAATAAATGGATGAACCTGCTCTTAGGTTCAAAAAAGGCTATTGTCCTCATAGATGCAAAAGCACACATAGGTTTTGACCTTACTAAGATTAAAATGGAGGCAGATGATAAGAATAGAACCATAAAACTATTTGATTTCCCAGAGCCAGAACTACTATCTGTAGAGACAGATTTTAAGTATTATGATAAGAAAGAAGGGTGGGCAAACCCTTTTACAAGCACAGATCTTACAGAGATAAATAGAGAGGCAAAGCAACACATACGCGATAAAATCCCACAGAGCGGACTCTTTGAGGAAGCAAAAACACAGGCGCTAGAAACAGTACAGTTAATGCAAAAGCTTGTAGAAACTATAGGGTGGAAATTAGACTACTCATCGCTAGAAATACCTGCGAGTAAAGAGCCTAAGAAAATTGAATCTTAG
- a CDS encoding carboxypeptidase-like regulatory domain-containing protein: MTTLIKFILTLLTITCATTAVAQSYSVTVIDERTKEAIPFATVKLSKNTGTITNEEGIFTLGEHKLSTLRDSVYISSMGYEEVAIFPKKVMDTIISLRVKTNELDNVFLTNNPLDAEEIIERVKENIAINYPNALTEKKIFFRQSESDRIDKMDIEVEKTTIPEFNQVFMDSLVGSVAKKSDYYSESVGTLSGNYDNQKLVIDKAAKLYDKTKENVGVESFGKRLEEIIEKNVKADSYFKIKSGIIGTTIEVDDSTKMGSSNGGLKIEVDTEQEENDKEKAITESIKSDLSDLFEAMFYKEDTKLDFLTKSNRYQFTKREFTAIGDDIVYVIDFEPKGRKDFKGTLYINTDDFAVMRLEYENVRKLSSFGMFGISYKKYLYKGKSIYAKDDNGGYSLRFMEIENGERVGIDRPLKIIEKNKNVGGRRKQNEVAMEIEIANTSYSKKELVVFSTTSIDQSTYDAVEEIKEMEATYLSNYDPDFWKGYTIMEPNAAIQSFKSESK, translated from the coding sequence ATGACGACACTTATAAAATTCATTCTCACATTACTTACAATAACCTGCGCTACTACAGCGGTAGCACAATCTTATAGTGTAACCGTAATTGATGAAAGGACTAAAGAGGCCATACCTTTTGCGACTGTAAAATTATCTAAAAACACAGGCACAATCACAAATGAAGAAGGCATCTTTACTCTTGGAGAGCATAAGCTATCTACACTTAGGGACTCTGTGTATATCTCATCTATGGGATATGAAGAGGTGGCTATTTTTCCTAAGAAAGTCATGGATACCATTATATCGCTGCGTGTGAAAACAAACGAACTAGATAATGTGTTTCTTACAAATAATCCGCTAGATGCAGAGGAGATTATAGAGCGCGTTAAAGAGAATATTGCTATCAATTATCCCAATGCACTCACTGAGAAAAAAATATTCTTCAGACAGTCTGAGTCAGATCGTATTGATAAAATGGATATCGAAGTAGAAAAAACGACTATTCCAGAATTTAACCAAGTCTTTATGGATAGTCTAGTGGGGTCTGTCGCAAAGAAGAGTGATTACTACAGTGAGTCTGTAGGAACACTTTCTGGAAATTATGACAATCAAAAGCTCGTTATAGATAAAGCCGCAAAGCTCTACGACAAAACTAAAGAAAATGTAGGGGTGGAGAGTTTTGGAAAAAGGCTTGAAGAAATTATTGAGAAAAATGTAAAAGCAGATTCTTACTTTAAAATAAAATCTGGAATCATAGGTACCACTATTGAAGTAGATGACTCTACAAAAATGGGCAGTTCAAATGGCGGACTTAAAATAGAGGTAGATACAGAGCAAGAAGAAAATGACAAGGAGAAAGCCATTACAGAAAGTATAAAATCTGACCTTTCTGATCTGTTTGAGGCTATGTTTTATAAGGAGGATACAAAGCTTGACTTCTTAACAAAATCCAATCGCTATCAGTTTACTAAAAGAGAATTTACGGCAATAGGTGATGATATTGTTTATGTAATAGACTTTGAACCTAAGGGAAGAAAAGATTTTAAGGGAACCCTTTATATAAATACTGATGACTTTGCAGTAATGCGACTAGAATATGAAAATGTGCGTAAGCTGTCAAGTTTTGGGATGTTTGGCATAAGCTACAAGAAGTACTTGTATAAGGGTAAAAGCATCTATGCAAAAGATGATAATGGTGGTTACTCATTGCGATTTATGGAGATAGAAAACGGAGAACGCGTTGGTATAGATAGGCCTTTAAAAATCATTGAAAAAAACAAAAATGTAGGAGGTCGCCGAAAGCAAAATGAAGTAGCGATGGAGATTGAAATAGCAAACACTAGCTATTCAAAAAAGGAGCTCGTTGTTTTTAGCACCACAAGTATTGATCAAAGTACGTATGATGCTGTAGAAGAAATTAAAGAGATGGAGGCAACATACTTGTCTAATTATGATCCTGATTTCTGGAAAGGGTATACCATTATGGAGCCTAATGCGGCAATACAAAGCTTTAAGTCTGAGAGTAAATAA
- a CDS encoding thiamine phosphate synthase — protein MIILISPEETSENEIATLHQLFEAGLSHFHLRKPNASLDDHIAYLNMVNATYHNRIMTHNFHKELCNQFNIMGVHLEEAMWRAQGDRLEAYVNSFTSKDNSVSSSYHEPEDLASQAVRFAYTLLSPVFSAISKSDMQGRGFDVRHINKDIVGMGGINATTTPEALKLGFKGVGALGGVWNADNPVAAFIEMKNAFAKANT, from the coding sequence ATGATCATATTAATTTCTCCTGAGGAAACGAGTGAAAACGAGATTGCCACACTGCATCAACTATTTGAAGCTGGGCTATCTCATTTTCATCTTAGAAAACCAAATGCGAGTCTTGATGATCACATAGCATACCTGAATATGGTTAATGCTACGTATCATAATCGTATAATGACGCATAACTTTCATAAAGAGCTGTGTAATCAGTTTAACATTATGGGTGTGCATCTAGAGGAAGCGATGTGGAGAGCCCAAGGTGATCGTCTAGAAGCCTATGTGAACTCATTTACCAGCAAAGATAATAGCGTATCTTCCTCGTACCACGAGCCAGAAGATCTTGCATCGCAAGCAGTACGTTTTGCGTATACATTATTAAGTCCTGTGTTTTCGGCAATTTCTAAGAGTGATATGCAAGGAAGAGGTTTTGATGTGCGTCACATCAATAAAGATATTGTAGGTATGGGAGGAATAAATGCAACTACTACTCCAGAAGCACTAAAACTTGGCTTCAAAGGTGTAGGAGCTCTAGGTGGTGTGTGGAATGCAGATAATCCTGTAGCAGCATTTATTGAGATGAAAAATGCTTTCGCGAAAGCGAATACCTAA
- the trxA gene encoding thioredoxin — MKSSFFDIIQSETPVLVDFYATWCGPCKTLGPILEQVKDELGDQVKIVKIDVDKNQPLAAQYNVRGVPTMILYKAGKQVWRQSGVLEKNTIIDVVKTA; from the coding sequence ATGAAATCATCCTTTTTTGATATAATCCAATCTGAAACTCCTGTCTTAGTAGACTTTTATGCAACATGGTGCGGGCCTTGTAAAACACTAGGACCTATTCTAGAACAAGTAAAAGACGAGCTAGGTGATCAAGTAAAAATTGTAAAAATAGATGTAGATAAAAATCAGCCGCTTGCTGCTCAATATAATGTGCGAGGAGTACCTACCATGATTCTTTATAAAGCAGGAAAGCAGGTGTGGAGACAATCTGGAGTGCTAGAGAAAAATACTATCATTGATGTTGTAAAAACTGCATAG
- the acs gene encoding acetate--CoA ligase, with protein MMSNYHIKGLEEYFQVYRKSVDKPEQFWEEIAEENFVWRKRWDTVLDWDFKKPEVKWFDGAQLNITENCLDRHLYARGDKTALLFEPNNPDDPAEHITYKDLHERVCKFANVLKAKGVTRGDRVCIYVPMIPELAVSMLACARIGAVHSVVFAGFSSTALSTRINDASCKMVITSDGSYRGNKTIDLKSIVDDALENTPSVQSVLVVKRTGGNVVMKEGRDEWIAPLLKEASTECLAETMEAEDSLFILYTSGSTGQPKGMLHTTAGYMVYSAYTFKNVFQYREDDVYWCSADIGWITGHSYIVYGPLANGATSVLYEGVPSFPDWGRFWEIIDKHQVNQFYTAPTAIRALAKENLSYVEKYDLSSLKVLGTVGEPINEEAWHWYNDNIGKKKCPIVDSWFQTENGGIMISPIPFATPTIPTFATLPLPGIQPCLMDEQGKEIKGNQVEGRLCIKFPWPSIARTIWGDHKRYKDTYFSAFDNMYFTGDGALRDATGYYRITGRVDDVIIVSGHNLGTAPIEDAINEHPAVAESAIVGFPHAIKGNALYGYVTLKESGEGRDHDNLRKEINQLITEKIGPIAKLNKIQFTNGLPKTRSGKIMRRILRKIACGDGDNLGDISTLLNPEVVKSVKDNVQL; from the coding sequence ATAATGAGTAATTACCACATAAAAGGTCTAGAAGAGTATTTTCAAGTCTACCGAAAGTCTGTAGACAAGCCTGAGCAATTCTGGGAAGAAATTGCCGAAGAAAACTTTGTCTGGCGTAAGCGCTGGGATACCGTATTAGATTGGGATTTTAAAAAGCCAGAAGTAAAATGGTTTGATGGAGCCCAATTAAATATTACAGAAAATTGTCTCGATAGACATCTCTACGCTCGTGGTGATAAAACAGCATTGCTCTTTGAGCCAAATAATCCTGATGATCCTGCCGAACATATTACTTATAAAGACCTTCATGAGCGCGTGTGCAAGTTTGCAAATGTGCTTAAGGCTAAAGGTGTGACACGCGGTGATCGCGTGTGTATTTATGTACCCATGATACCAGAACTTGCGGTATCTATGCTTGCATGTGCGCGTATAGGAGCAGTACACTCTGTGGTATTTGCTGGTTTTTCTAGTACTGCATTAAGTACTCGTATTAATGATGCAAGCTGTAAAATGGTTATTACGAGTGATGGCTCATACCGAGGTAATAAAACGATTGACCTTAAAAGTATTGTAGATGATGCATTAGAAAATACTCCATCTGTTCAGAGCGTACTTGTTGTTAAGCGCACTGGTGGCAATGTAGTAATGAAAGAGGGGCGTGATGAATGGATAGCACCACTGTTAAAGGAAGCATCAACAGAATGCCTTGCAGAAACTATGGAAGCAGAGGATTCTTTGTTCATTTTATACACTTCTGGGTCTACAGGCCAACCTAAGGGGATGTTGCACACTACCGCTGGATATATGGTGTATAGTGCATATACGTTTAAAAATGTATTTCAATATAGAGAAGATGATGTGTACTGGTGTAGTGCAGATATAGGATGGATTACTGGGCACAGTTATATTGTCTACGGGCCACTTGCAAATGGTGCTACCTCTGTACTTTATGAGGGAGTTCCAAGTTTTCCAGACTGGGGACGCTTTTGGGAAATAATAGATAAACATCAAGTAAACCAATTTTATACAGCACCCACAGCGATAAGAGCACTTGCAAAGGAGAATTTGAGTTATGTGGAGAAGTATGATTTATCATCTCTTAAAGTATTAGGAACCGTAGGCGAACCCATAAATGAGGAAGCCTGGCACTGGTATAATGACAATATAGGAAAGAAAAAATGTCCAATTGTTGATAGCTGGTTTCAAACGGAAAACGGTGGGATTATGATTAGTCCTATACCATTTGCAACACCTACAATACCCACATTTGCAACCTTGCCATTACCAGGAATACAACCCTGTTTAATGGACGAACAAGGCAAAGAAATCAAAGGAAACCAAGTAGAGGGAAGGTTGTGCATTAAATTTCCATGGCCTAGCATAGCTAGAACGATATGGGGAGATCACAAAAGGTATAAAGACACGTATTTTTCGGCATTTGATAATATGTATTTTACTGGAGATGGCGCTTTAAGAGATGCGACAGGTTATTATAGAATCACGGGACGTGTAGATGATGTCATTATCGTTTCTGGTCACAACTTAGGTACAGCACCTATAGAAGATGCTATTAATGAACATCCAGCTGTTGCCGAAAGTGCTATTGTAGGTTTTCCTCATGCTATTAAAGGAAATGCTTTGTATGGTTATGTAACCTTAAAGGAATCTGGAGAAGGACGTGACCACGACAATTTACGCAAGGAGATTAACCAGCTTATCACAGAAAAAATAGGACCGATTGCTAAGCTGAATAAAATCCAATTTACAAACGGATTACCTAAAACGAGATCTGGTAAAATCATGCGTCGCATACTACGTAAGATTGCCTGTGGAGATGGAGATAATCTAGGCGATATAAGTACGCTACTTAATCCCGAGGTGGTGAAGAGCGTAAAAGACAACGTACAATTATAA